GTTCCTTGGTGTTGCCGATGTTGGCGGAGATCGCCGGCACGTCGGCGTCGCCGCCCTGGAAACCGTGGAATATGACGCCAGCCATTTCCAGCACGATGATGGTGCCGACCGTGGCTCCAAGCGGGAAGTAACCCCAGAATCCCTCTCGCATTTTCTCAATATTGACATCCAGCATCATCACCACGAACAGGAACAGCACCATCACGGCGCCGACATACACCAGCACCAGCACGATAGAAAGGAATTCAGCTTTGAGCAGCATCCAGATACCGGCTGCGGAGAAGAACGCCAGCACCAGGAACAGCGCAGAGTGCACCGGATTGCGGGCGGTGATAACGCGCAAGGCGGCCAGCACCAGCACCACCGAAAACGCGTAAAAAAGAAAGGTCTTAAATTCCATAATGGCCCAGAAAGTCGGCTAAAAAAGCTTCATTAATTACTAGAACTGCGTACTA
This Collimonas sp. PA-H2 DNA region includes the following protein-coding sequences:
- a CDS encoding NADH-quinone oxidoreductase subunit J; this encodes MEFKTFLFYAFSVVLVLAALRVITARNPVHSALFLVLAFFSAAGIWMLLKAEFLSIVLVLVYVGAVMVLFLFVVMMLDVNIEKMREGFWGYFPLGATVGTIIVLEMAGVIFHGFQGGDADVPAISANIGNTKELGKLIYTEYVYAFEIAAVILLVAIVAAVALTLRRRKDSKYFAPSAAVKVKSTDRVRIVKMKSEAKMDPIAPAVPVAPATPAAPPAPQK